The following are encoded in a window of Gordonia sp. KTR9 genomic DNA:
- a CDS encoding long-chain fatty acid--CoA ligase: MKSTMQEVPMTVSSILRHVATNHTDRQVITYSASDSARYATYGDLEERCARLANALRRVGVVGDDRVATMLWNNQEHLEAYAAVPAMGAVLHTLNIRLSPAQLQFIANHAEDKVIIVDGSLVPLLAAVLPGLATVRVVFVTGDGDTSPLDGHGVTVMRYHDALAAESPMFSWVDPDERSAAGMCYTSGTTGDPKGVVYSHRSVFLHSIAACTGNALAIAEADRVLPVVPMFHASAWGLPYASLMAGADLLMPDRYLQAAPLADLIQQHRPTKAGAVPTIWNDLLQYGIANPGVDLSSIDLVACGGAPVPQSLIEGFADRFGVQIIQAWGMTETSPLAAVSRPPAGISPTKEMSYRKRQGRAICGVEMRLIDEGGLPVPRDDKSVGELEVRGPWVTGSYYRLEDAERFRDGWLRTGDVGHISPDGYLTLTDRSKDVIKSGGEWISSVELENWIMSHPDVAEAAVVAMPDPRWQETALAVVVPVPGRKVSADTLHEWCLRNCPEEIPHWWIPKNWTFVEQVPRTSVGKFDKKVLRAKHEQGELPVVSN; the protein is encoded by the coding sequence ATGAAAAGCACCATGCAGGAGGTGCCGATGACAGTGTCATCGATACTGCGTCACGTCGCAACCAATCATACTGATAGGCAGGTGATTACTTATTCCGCGAGCGACTCTGCCCGGTACGCAACCTACGGCGATCTCGAAGAGCGATGCGCACGTCTGGCGAATGCTCTGCGCCGGGTCGGCGTGGTCGGCGACGACCGCGTGGCAACCATGCTGTGGAACAACCAGGAGCACCTCGAAGCGTACGCTGCGGTACCCGCGATGGGCGCGGTGCTGCATACGCTGAACATCCGGTTGTCACCGGCTCAGCTGCAGTTCATCGCGAACCACGCCGAAGACAAGGTCATCATTGTGGACGGGTCGCTGGTGCCGTTGTTGGCGGCGGTCTTACCGGGCTTGGCGACGGTTCGGGTTGTGTTCGTTACCGGCGACGGCGACACCTCCCCGCTCGACGGCCACGGCGTGACCGTGATGCGATACCATGACGCGCTCGCAGCAGAATCACCAATGTTCTCTTGGGTCGATCCCGACGAGCGGTCGGCTGCGGGTATGTGTTACACGAGCGGCACTACAGGCGATCCCAAGGGGGTCGTCTACAGTCATCGCTCGGTGTTTCTGCACTCCATTGCAGCGTGTACTGGTAACGCTCTGGCGATCGCAGAAGCCGATCGTGTACTTCCCGTCGTGCCGATGTTTCATGCCAGCGCCTGGGGTCTGCCCTACGCGTCGCTGATGGCCGGCGCGGACTTGCTCATGCCTGATCGATACCTTCAAGCGGCGCCGCTCGCCGACTTGATCCAACAGCATCGCCCCACGAAGGCAGGAGCAGTACCGACAATCTGGAACGATCTTCTTCAGTACGGTATCGCGAATCCGGGTGTCGACTTGTCATCAATCGACCTTGTCGCCTGTGGTGGAGCTCCTGTCCCGCAGTCGTTGATCGAAGGGTTTGCGGACCGCTTCGGCGTACAGATTATCCAGGCGTGGGGCATGACTGAGACGTCCCCGCTTGCAGCGGTAAGTCGGCCTCCCGCCGGGATCAGCCCCACAAAGGAAATGTCGTACCGCAAGCGACAGGGACGGGCAATTTGCGGGGTGGAGATGCGCCTCATCGACGAGGGCGGCCTGCCGGTTCCCCGTGACGACAAGTCCGTCGGCGAACTCGAAGTGCGGGGTCCGTGGGTCACAGGCAGCTACTACCGGCTCGAGGACGCCGAGAGGTTTCGGGATGGCTGGTTGCGGACCGGAGACGTGGGACACATCAGCCCGGACGGGTACCTGACGCTGACCGACAGGTCCAAGGACGTCATCAAGTCAGGGGGCGAATGGATCTCGTCAGTGGAGCTCGAGAACTGGATCATGTCGCACCCAGATGTCGCCGAGGCCGCGGTTGTCGCGATGCCCGACCCCCGGTGGCAGGAAACAGCTCTCGCCGTGGTGGTTCCGGTACCGGGTCGCAAGGTGTCGGCTGACACGCTTCACGAGTGGTGCCTAAGAAATTGCCCGGAGGAGATCCCACACTGGTGGATCCCGAAGAACTGGACGTTCGTGGAGCAGGTACCGCGTACGAGCGTGGGCAAGTTCGATAAGAAGGTGTTACGCGCGAAGCATGAGCAGGGCGAGCTGCCGGTTGTATCGAATTAG
- a CDS encoding MlaD family protein — protein sequence MIRSTLVSLVALVLVLLVGATYLIIDVARVNPFRTDYAISAILESSGGLLDTSPVMLEGVPVGKVTSIRVTGNQLAVDMSIDSDYKIPRGSVMTIQNLSVAGEQYINFIPPGTTTSEYLRSGDLVPAGAIRVSQSVPQVLPKMSAVADALDPASIQSINETISAAVDGRQKDLDTIGDMMHRLVDFVGDDGAVRTTADNAEFLLGLMSNVGGVLSTASVRTPDAVDGLARIQRAFIVFTSTSYDKWPPILKLVEKLSGYIQILQPDIVAITRAVKPATAKVADTYIDFGSIGDLLARTFPASHRGQAQIPIAVTPSPR from the coding sequence ATGATCCGCAGCACCCTCGTATCGCTGGTTGCCCTTGTCCTCGTTCTCCTCGTCGGAGCGACATACTTGATCATCGACGTGGCACGGGTAAACCCGTTCCGCACCGACTACGCGATCTCGGCCATACTCGAGAGCTCGGGCGGCCTTCTAGACACATCACCGGTAATGTTAGAGGGGGTGCCGGTGGGAAAAGTGACATCTATTCGCGTCACAGGTAATCAGCTCGCCGTCGACATGTCCATCGACTCCGACTATAAGATTCCTCGCGGCAGTGTCATGACGATTCAGAACCTCTCGGTCGCGGGAGAACAATACATCAATTTCATCCCACCGGGCACAACCACCAGTGAGTACTTGCGTAGTGGGGACCTAGTGCCCGCCGGCGCCATCCGCGTGTCGCAATCCGTTCCCCAGGTGCTCCCGAAAATGTCGGCAGTGGCGGACGCGCTCGATCCAGCATCGATTCAGTCCATCAACGAAACGATCTCGGCGGCAGTCGACGGCCGGCAAAAGGACCTCGACACGATCGGAGACATGATGCACCGCCTCGTGGACTTCGTCGGTGACGACGGTGCCGTCCGTACCACTGCGGACAATGCCGAGTTCCTCCTGGGCCTTATGTCGAACGTGGGCGGTGTGCTCAGCACCGCGTCGGTCCGGACCCCGGATGCCGTCGACGGTTTGGCGAGGATCCAACGTGCGTTCATCGTTTTCACTTCTACGTCCTACGACAAATGGCCACCGATCCTGAAGCTAGTGGAAAAGCTCAGCGGCTACATCCAGATACTCCAGCCCGATATTGTCGCCATTACCCGCGCGGTGAAGCCGGCGACGGCGAAAGTCGCAGACACATACATCGACTTCGGATCGATCGGTGATCTTCTGGCTCGAACATTCCCAGCGTCACATCGGGGGCAGGCGCAGATTCCGATCGCCGTCACGCCATCACCTCGCTGA
- a CDS encoding MlaD family protein, with protein sequence MMIYGYLRRVTAAIVTLFVATIALAACSISADNPPTIGGSSARDGYDIEIEFTSALNLPARAKVLSRGIDVGAVTSVAYDGGHALVAARIDKDAQLPEDSRAELRQDTLLGEIYVAILPPAQQSTQGLLRAGSVIPLSRTEPAANVEDVMRGMANVLGGGELDKIHTAISTLNSTFPSDPAQFDALYRTTLRTVSEVSANTDKLDVILQSADRTLKVILADPSGTDRMLTKGGVNFYGLGYSLIDVALLIANLRDFAVSAGRIVDPEYSRIKETVGAIAPVVASIAYSDIYSKDVSDKAARVIRERLIPFVSSPDINVSDVSIDGRELARRDAESFITVLRAIGMMP encoded by the coding sequence ATGATGATCTACGGCTACCTTCGTCGTGTCACGGCCGCGATCGTGACGCTGTTCGTAGCGACTATCGCCCTCGCCGCCTGCAGCATCAGTGCTGACAACCCGCCGACCATCGGTGGATCATCCGCCCGAGACGGCTACGACATCGAGATCGAGTTCACGAGTGCTCTGAACTTGCCTGCCCGTGCCAAAGTCCTCTCTCGAGGGATTGACGTCGGTGCCGTCACCAGCGTCGCTTACGACGGAGGCCACGCGCTGGTTGCTGCCCGAATTGATAAAGACGCCCAGCTGCCGGAAGATTCGCGCGCGGAACTCCGCCAAGACACTCTCCTGGGCGAGATTTATGTGGCCATCCTTCCCCCTGCACAGCAGTCCACCCAAGGCTTGCTGCGCGCGGGATCGGTAATACCTCTCTCACGCACCGAACCGGCTGCCAACGTCGAGGACGTGATGCGGGGTATGGCTAACGTATTGGGCGGGGGTGAACTCGATAAAATCCATACCGCGATATCGACGCTGAACTCGACTTTTCCGAGTGACCCCGCCCAGTTCGATGCGCTCTACCGCACGACCTTGCGCACCGTGTCTGAGGTGTCTGCCAACACCGACAAACTCGACGTAATCCTGCAGTCAGCCGATCGCACACTCAAAGTGATCCTGGCCGACCCGTCAGGTACAGACCGAATGTTGACCAAGGGGGGAGTGAACTTTTATGGTCTGGGCTACTCGCTAATTGACGTAGCGCTACTCATCGCTAATCTGCGCGACTTCGCGGTATCCGCAGGCCGTATCGTCGACCCTGAGTATTCCCGCATCAAGGAAACGGTGGGCGCGATCGCGCCAGTGGTCGCGTCCATCGCGTACTCGGACATCTACTCCAAGGATGTTTCCGACAAGGCGGCTCGTGTAATACGCGAAAGGCTCATCCCATTCGTCAGCTCGCCAGATATCAACGTCTCCGATGTGTCTATCGATGGCCGAGAACTGGCGCGGCGTGATGCCGAGTCGTTCATAACCGTCTTGCGAGCGATCGGAATGATGCCATGA
- a CDS encoding MlaD family protein: MLTERMRRHLIPIATIVTLAVVIGGVGIDYATADDDTRSLCAEFSDASGLYEGNSVAMLGKKVGRVVGIHEEGQKGVRVDMRIDKTVPLPADVGATLVSTSIVTERQIEFTHPYRGGEYYKSAKCIPLNKTRTPLGISQTLDAISTLSDELVKDDGRNTDAILQALTLVSKNMEGTQGDISGILQDSATLINDPTRRDSQIRRIVANLATLTGVATENSTEVTQLFDNFVGAIEVIIAFGQTFGAATEYAGTFVPILSRLSSDFGPPIFSLGDAAVPLLSQAGKQENILASVAARTADLIVEHPDAKSILRAFAISVPLQALKNACAPPSVKDVCATGNEAATIANLIGGQPR, from the coding sequence ATGTTGACGGAGCGGATGCGTCGGCATCTGATCCCGATCGCCACCATTGTCACACTGGCAGTAGTGATCGGCGGCGTCGGAATCGACTATGCGACAGCCGACGACGACACGCGATCACTATGTGCGGAGTTTTCTGACGCATCAGGTCTGTACGAAGGCAATTCCGTCGCGATGCTCGGCAAGAAGGTGGGCAGGGTCGTAGGCATTCACGAGGAGGGACAGAAAGGTGTGCGTGTCGATATGCGGATCGACAAGACCGTGCCGCTTCCCGCAGATGTGGGTGCGACCCTGGTGTCCACCTCGATTGTCACCGAAAGACAAATCGAGTTCACCCATCCCTATCGTGGCGGAGAATATTACAAGTCGGCTAAGTGCATACCACTGAACAAAACCAGGACTCCACTGGGGATTAGTCAAACGCTCGACGCGATCAGCACTCTTTCAGACGAACTCGTCAAGGACGACGGACGTAACACCGATGCGATTCTCCAGGCACTTACACTCGTCTCGAAAAACATGGAAGGGACCCAGGGTGATATATCCGGCATTCTCCAGGACTCGGCCACGCTAATCAACGATCCGACCCGGCGTGATAGCCAGATACGCAGGATTGTAGCCAATCTCGCCACCTTAACCGGTGTTGCCACCGAAAACAGTACTGAGGTGACCCAGCTATTCGACAACTTCGTCGGCGCAATCGAGGTGATTATTGCTTTCGGCCAAACATTCGGCGCCGCAACAGAGTACGCAGGCACCTTCGTCCCCATCCTGTCGCGCCTATCGTCTGACTTCGGGCCACCTATTTTCTCACTTGGAGATGCTGCGGTTCCCCTCCTCTCGCAAGCGGGCAAGCAAGAAAACATACTTGCGTCCGTCGCCGCTCGAACAGCTGACCTCATCGTTGAGCATCCAGATGCGAAGTCGATCCTGCGGGCATTCGCAATATCTGTACCACTGCAGGCCCTCAAGAACGCGTGCGCTCCTCCTTCCGTCAAGGACGTTTGCGCGACGGGTAACGAAGCGGCGACGATCGCCAACTTGATCGGAGGGCAACCTCGATGA
- a CDS encoding MlaD family protein, translated as MTRFFGKRPHHRPQRRRDLILAGVVTMVTVAGLVAAGAVYISPPGQTIYSAELVNTGGLEAGDQVRIAGIRKGKVASVDLTGTFITVRFRLDDSIAVRSDATANVRLLTPIGGRVLDLDPGSGPSAIDGAIPLVQTGSTYDISSTLETSTPVFRDVRGVDLRRTAALLQDAFSDGNTNIPDALQNASSLMDLLERQYAQLDKTVALSDEYVAALANRKQVLVDFLRQLSFLARTLGPDIANVQSGFDYLRRLFKLLTRPLVAYRDGIEPSVQQFKILLNKVSAQMPAYQDALAQVDQITRRLSILLNAPQVGPASPEPTVRVCIPIGDNKC; from the coding sequence GTGACCCGTTTCTTCGGCAAGCGTCCGCATCACCGCCCGCAGCGTCGGCGGGACCTCATCCTGGCGGGGGTCGTAACGATGGTCACGGTGGCCGGTCTCGTCGCCGCCGGAGCTGTGTATATCTCGCCGCCCGGACAAACTATCTACAGCGCGGAGTTAGTCAATACCGGCGGATTGGAAGCTGGCGACCAGGTACGTATCGCCGGGATCAGGAAAGGCAAGGTAGCGTCGGTCGACCTGACCGGAACGTTCATCACCGTGCGGTTCCGGCTGGATGACTCGATTGCCGTTCGGTCGGACGCGACGGCGAACGTCCGTCTCCTCACCCCTATCGGTGGACGTGTATTGGACCTCGACCCAGGTTCAGGCCCGTCGGCCATTGACGGCGCGATCCCACTGGTGCAGACAGGCAGCACCTATGATATTTCCAGCACCCTGGAGACATCTACACCGGTGTTCCGTGACGTGCGTGGTGTTGATCTACGGCGCACGGCGGCGTTGCTACAGGATGCCTTTTCCGACGGAAACACCAATATCCCTGATGCCCTGCAAAACGCGAGCAGCCTGATGGACTTGCTGGAGCGTCAGTACGCACAACTCGACAAGACGGTGGCTTTGTCCGACGAGTATGTCGCTGCCCTCGCAAACCGCAAGCAGGTACTCGTGGACTTCCTACGCCAGCTCAGCTTCCTTGCCCGCACCCTTGGACCAGACATCGCCAACGTCCAGAGCGGGTTCGATTATCTACGTCGTCTTTTTAAGTTGCTGACCCGGCCGCTTGTCGCGTACCGCGACGGTATAGAACCATCGGTACAGCAGTTTAAGATCCTTCTAAACAAGGTGTCGGCCCAGATGCCCGCCTACCAAGACGCGCTGGCCCAGGTCGATCAGATCACCAGAAGACTGAGCATTCTCCTCAATGCTCCGCAGGTCGGACCTGCGAGTCCTGAACCGACCGTCCGCGTCTGTATCCCGATTGGTGATAACAAATGTTGA